The Rhododendron vialii isolate Sample 1 chromosome 5a, ASM3025357v1 genome contains a region encoding:
- the LOC131327626 gene encoding uncharacterized protein LOC131327626, translated as MRWLKRKTLRMKGISRRTRPQRICESQGYYLGAPGIILVTVMVSRSGGLGHENGEPSNANPDLAQIMQVFIAALNANRQNQNQNHDDGPMTRTRAMNEFCKHRPLTFHGDTNPVVAETWLNEVKMILRTLEITQNGDRVALATYQLKGEARYWWDLMEATHAVATMTFAEFETLFLDKYFPTPLRLAKEQEFLNLKQGTMTVTQYAAKFEELSRYALTSIPTEDKKARRFKWGLTTARKAVVAQAFITYAGVVKCALRLESEEADFKTRWRKATSSTSGPIRTQNLSDDRGPYSTKPFTPSQNNQPWRTTNPENGEPKRGGRDIATVQCFNCQAMGHYKCDCLQLQRGGNGSFGNQKAQQPGQADFVKQNLGSPSQQQNGQNKGMQPMGY; from the exons atgaggtggCTAAAGAGGAAAACCTTGCGGATGAAGGGAATCTCAAGGAGGACGAGACCCCAAAGGATCTGTGAAAGCCAAGGATACTACTTAGGCGCACCTGGAATAATCCTAGTAaccgtt ATGGTGAGCCGAAGCGGTGGACTAGGACACGAAAACGGAGAACCCTCTAACgcgaaccccgacctagcccaaATCATGCAGGTGTTCATAGctgccttgaacgccaaccgccaaaaccaaaaccaaaaccacgacgatggaCCTATGACCCGAACCAGAGCGATGAACGAATTCTGCAAACACCGACCTCTGACCTTTCACGGAGACACCAACCCTGTTGTAGCTGAGACGTGGCtgaatgaggtcaagatgatcctcagaACCCTCGAAATTACCCAGAATGGAGATCGTGTGGCTCTCGCCACctaccagctgaagggagaagcccgatATTGGTGGGATCTAATGGAGGCAACCCACGCCgtagccaccatgacatttgccgagttcGAGACTCTGTTCCTCGACAAATATTTTCCCACGCCCCTTCGCCTGGCCAAGGAGCAAGAATTCCTGAACTTGAAGCAAGGGACCATGACCGttacccagtacgcggccaaatttgagGAATTATCCCGTTACGCCTTAACCTCTATACCAACCGAAGACAAGAAGGCACGAAGGTTCAAGTGGGGACTGACGACTGCTCGGAAGGCGGTAGTAGCTCAAGCATTTATCACTTATGCTGGTGTGGTAAAGTGTGCACTCCGGCTAGAGAGCGAGGAGGCAGACTTTAAAACCCGCTGGAGGAAGGCAACCAGCAGCACCAGCGGACCAATCCGCACCCAAAACCTCAGCGATGACCGTGGACCCTACTCCACCAAACCCTTTACCCCGTCTCAGAACAACCAACCCTGGAGAACTACTAACCCTGAAAATGGCGAACCAAAGAGAGGTGGTAGAGACATAGCGACAGTTCAGTGTTTCAACTGCCAGGCTATGGGTCACTATAAGTGCGACTGCCTCCAACTTCAAAGAGGAGGAAATGGAAgctttggaaatcaaaaagcTCAACAACCCGGACAGGCcgattttgtgaagcaaaaccttGGAAGTCCAtcacagcagcagaatgggcagaacaagggaaTGCAGCCCATGGGATACTAG